Part of the Verrucomicrobiota bacterium genome is shown below.
CGGCGACCTTCACCATACGTTACGGGCACCGGCCGGCTTATCCCCGGGCGGGAGACGGCGCGCTGCCGGCCAGCCTCTGCAGCACCGATAACGTTTGCTGGAGGTTGTCACGCATCGAATGGCGGCGCGCCAGTTCAATGCATGCTTCCCGGACGCCCTCCCGCAGACGCGGATCCAGCCATTTCTCGATGGCGGCCCGGAGCGCCGGCACGTTTTTGGCGTCCGCAATCACGTCGCCATGAGTTCCCGGTCGCATGATTTCTGCAAAGCCGTTGGCAGCGGTCGTGATCACGGGTAACCCGAACGATGCGGCTTCCAGGCAGGCATTCGAGAACGGATCGTAAATCGTCGGCAGCACGAACATGTCTGCCGCGCCGTAAAGCGACCCCATGTCCGTTACGGCCCCAAGAAACCGCACATTGGACGGCACCGGCCACGGTTTTCTGCCTTCACCTGCAACCAGCAGCCGTACCCGCGGATCTTTGATGGCGGCCATGGCCTCCAGCGCGTAATGCAGGCCTTTGCGGAACCATCCTGAGCCGGCGAACAACACGGCGATCTCGTTTCCGTGGAGCTCCCACCGGTTGCGCCATTCCTGCCGGGTTCCCGGCCTTTTTCGGAACTGAGCCTCAGGCAGGCCGTTACGGATCACCGAAATCTGCTCGGCCGGATAATTGAAGGCGGCCATGATTTCCCGTTTTACCAGGTCGGAGTTGGTGATGACTTCGCGCGCTTTTCTTTGGCGAAGCAGGCTCTCCTCCAACTGCTGTATTTCCTGGTGCTTGCGATTGGTGAACCGCAACCGGTCCCGCCAGCCCGGTTCGTGAGCACGCCGCCGCTCAAGCCAGCGCGCGTGTACGCCGTCCCCGGCCCGGTAGCAATCGCAGCGAAGGATCCGTTCCAAGCTGAAAAGGACATCCACACCAGGCTGAATGGCCTGGAGGTTTTGGGCGAAACTCGCAGGCGTATCGCCCGGGACCGGCACAACTTTTCCGTACGGCCACTCGGCCGGGGGCCAGTCCGCCGTGCCGTAAAGCGTAACCTCATGGCCGGCATCCGCCAAGGCGCGCCCGAGCCGTTTCAGGTACGCTTCGGCGCCACCGGTCCGGGAAAACCCCCTGCGAACGAGACCAATTTTCATGGAACTTATCGGAAAGGTTGTTTGTAACCCAAGGCCGGATCCGAATCCAGCCGCATCGTCACACGGCGGGCACAGCGAGGAGGGCGGGCACAACGTAAGAGTTCACACGGCGAACACGGCGAGACACGGCGAACACGGCGGAAAGAAGGGGAAAGAATTCGGAGTTCGGAGGCGCCGTAAAATCAGGTCCGATCTCCCCGGAGGGTCAGGCCCACTCGGCGGGAAGACAGGAATCATCCGCAGAACACGCAGAAGAACGCAGAAAAAATCCACGAAACCGGAGCTTGACACCGGCAACCGGCCCCCATAAGGCCGCTCCGAACTCCGAGCCCCGAACTCCGAACGCTTTTCCCCTCTTCCCGCCGTGCCCGCCGTGCCCGCCGTGTGACCGACACCCGTTACTCGTTACCCGTTACCCGTTACCCGTTACCCGTTACCCGCCACTCTCTTCCATTTGCGGCATTTTTCGGCTTGTGGCACTTGTGGCATTCTTTCCCGTGTCAATGGACCCGTTACCCCGCAGCATTCTGTACGCAACCTCGGCCCGCATCGGGGGCTATGGGCTTGATGCCGTTGCTCATGAAACCCTGTTGGGTATCCGGGATCGTCTGGGGCTTGCCTTGGCGTACGGCAACCGTGCCGAGAATCTGCGCCGTGTACCCGTGCGGTCGCTCGCCTGGCACCCCGTCCGGCTGCTTTCCAACCTGGAAAGCCGTTATTATTATGGCGCGAAAAAGAAAGCGCTCGACCGTGTTGCGAGCCGGTTTCTACAGACGGGGCGGTTTGACCTTTTCCATGGATGGTCGGGCGAGGCGCTGCACACGTTGCGTACCGCCAGGCAACTCGGGATCCCGTCGGTGCTGGAAATCCCGACGTGGCACCGGCATAAAGGCAACCAAGTGCCTCTGAAAACGGAGCGCGAACTGGAGATGGAACGGGCCCCGATTCCGCGGCGCTGGCTTTACCGGTTACTGATCAGCCGGCAACAATCGCTTGAGGAATATGATCTGGCCGATCTCATCCTGGTGCTTTCCGAACGGGCGGCTGAAACCTTTCACGCCGCCGGCATTGCCGATACGAAATTGTTCCGCATGTCGCGCGGGGTGGACACTGGCCGGTTCCGGCCGGGTTCACCGCCGCCGCTGTTCCGGGCCGTGTTCGTCGGGGCGCTGATCCGGCGAAAAGGTGTTCACACCCTGCTGGAAGCCTGGAAGCGGCTCCAATTGCCGGACGCTGAGCTCTGGCTGGTGGGCCACGTTCATGCCGAGATCAGGCCGTTGCTGGAATCGTTGCCGTCCGGCGTGCAGGTGATCGGGTTTACCCGGGAGGTGGAAAAAATTTATCCCCAGTGCTCGGTCCACGTCTTTCCATCGGAGTGCGAGGGGAGTGCGAAATCGACGTATGAAGCTGCTGCCTGCGGTCTGGCGCAGGTGACGACGCGTGAGGCGGGTGATATTGTGGTAAACGGCGTTAACGGAATCATTGTCCCGCCCAATAACGTGGAAGCGCTTGCTACCGCCATTGAAACCCTTTACCGCAACCCGGCGATGCGGGAAGCCATGGGCTGTGCCGGGCGCGAGCGCGTCGTTTCCGAATTCACCTGGGACCATTTCCGCCGGCGGATTCTGGAAGCTTACCGGACAGTAATGCAGAGGCATCGCGGGTTCTGAGCGTGCACGAAGGATGAAGCGCATCCTGACGATCCAATTGAAACGGCTGGGGGACCTGGTCCTGAACACCGCCGCCCTGGGCAGCCTGCGCCAGGTGTATCCCGGCAGCCGGATAACCCTGATCATCGACCAGTACTCCGCCGAGCTTGCGCCCGCCATCGAGGGGGTGGATGAATTCTGGGTTTACCGGCGCAACCGATCTCTGCCGCTGTGGGTCAGGCTGTCGGGCACGAGATTCGACGGCTGCGTGGATTTTACGGGCAACGACCGTGCGGCCCTGATGGTGCTGCTCTCCAAGGCCTCGCGGCGCGCCGGCCTCCGGCGGCCTGAGCAACGGCGTTTACGGAATTGGATCTACAACGCGCCGGCCTATTCCTCCGTCAGAGACCTGCACACCGTGGATCTTTACCTTAACCTGGTCCGCCGTCTCGAGCCGAAGGCGATCCCGGCTGAACCGGCGTTGCGCCTCCCGGCGAACGTCCTGGCGGGCGCACGGAGCCTCCTTCAGGACCTGGGCATCAGAAACGCCTATTTCGTGGTTCAAGCCGGTACGGCTCGCGCCGAGAAACTCTGGCCCGCGGAATCCTGGGCCACCGTCATCGCTGAGGCGCACCGGCGCTCCGGGTTGCCCTGCCTGCTCACCGGCGGGCGGGAATCGGCAGAGTTAAAGCACGCCGAAACCATACGTTCGGCGATCGCAAGCCGGGCGCCCTGCATTGTGCTGGCCGGGAAGACGGATCTGCTGCTCACCTGCGCCCTGATCCGGCAGGCAACGTTCTTTCTGGGCGTCGATTCGGTCGGCGCTCACCTTGCCGCCGTGTTCAAGCGACCCGAACTGGTGTTGTTCGGGCCGACAAATCCGTTCCACTGGCGCCCACGCCACCCCGGCGGACGCGTGGTCCGCGCCGGTTTCGGACCCGATTACGAACCGCTTTCTCCCACCGAGCCGGGGCAGCCGATGACCGCACTGTCGACCGACACGGTGATTCGTGCTATGGGGGACCTTTGCGGATGACGATGAACACGGACTGCGGATGATGGTTTCCACAATGGGCATGAACCGCCATCTCGATCCGCAGTCCGTATAACGCGTCCGTAAAAGCCCGCGGGCCGGAAAATCCGGCATTTTCCGCAGGGGCAGGATTCGTGCGACATGGCCAAACCTAAATTTTCGATTCGACAGACGTGGCAAATCGCCATCGGCCCGTATCGTGACCTGTTTCCGTACCTCAAGCCTTACTGGTGGAGATTTGTTCTGGCTCTGCTCTTCGGCGCCCTGTACGGCATGGCCAGCGGGCTTCTACCTCTGGTGATGCGGTACGTAAATGCCCGGCTCTTTCCCCAGGGCAGCCGCCTTGCAGACTTCTCCGGGGCGGGTGGACCGGATATCAGCGGCGTGGTTATCGTGTGTGCGGCCATCCCGTTCATCTTTCTGCTCCGGAGCCTTTGCGACTACTTGAACGCCTACTACATGGCCTGGGTAAGTCTGCGCGTCCTGGCCGACCTGCGCTGCAGGCTGTTCGAGCATCTCCTGCGTCACTCGCTCGATTTTTTTAACCGTGAGCGTGCCGGCCTGCTGATTTCCCGGGTGGCCAACGATACCATGGTCGCGCAGAATGCGCTCACCAGCATCAGCAGCGACGTGATCAAACAGCCGCTGACCATCATTTGCGCACTGTACGCGTTGATTCACCTCGACTGGAAGTTCACGTTGATGAGCCTCGTCCTTTTTCCGCTCTGCATGGTGCCGATCATCGTTTACGGCAAGAAAGTGCGCAGCCAGGGTAAGAAGGAAGAGGCCAACGCCAGTTCCATGATGACGGTCCTGCAGGAAACCTTTGCCGGCATCCGCGTCATCAAAGCGTTCGCACGCGAGGAACGCGAGAATGCAAATTTCCGCCAGATTACCCAGCAACAGTTCCGGCACAGCATGAAGGTACGCAAAGCGATCGAGGTGGTCGGACCGATGGTGGAGGCGGTTGCGGCCGCAGGGGTCGGCCTCGCCTTGTTTTACGTTTGGACGACTCACCTTTCCGCCGCCAAATTCCTGGCGTTGCTGGCCGGCATTTTCATGCTTTATGACCCGGTCAAGAAGCTGAGCCGCATCCATCTCACGATGCAGAAATGCTTTACGGCCACGAGCAACATCTTCGAAATCATGCACCGGGAACCGTCGATCCAGGATCTTCCCGCCGCCGTCGCACTCGGGCGCAGCGCGGGCGATATCCGGATCGAGAACGTGACTTTCCGTTACCGGCCCGAGTTACCGCCCGCGGTTCAGCAGTTGAACCTGCATATCGAACCCGGCAAGTACTATGCCCTGGTCGGGTCCAGCGGGGCGGGGAAGAGCACAATCCTGTCATTGTTGCTGCGGTTTTATGACCCGGATGAAGGCGCCGTCCTGATTGATGGCCGGGATCTGCGGACGGTCCAGCAGCGCTCACTGCGAGATCAGATCGGGATCGTCACCCAGGACACGTTTCTGTTTCACGACACCATCCTGAACAACATCCGGTACGGTCGTCTGGATGCGACTGAAGCGGAGGTCATCGGGGCCGCGAAACAAGCGTATGCGCACGAGTTTATCCTGGCGCAGCCGAATGGCTACCAAACGGTGATCGGCGACAAAGGATGCCTGTTATCGGGCGGCCAGCAGCAGCGATTGTCCATCGCCCGGGCCCTCCTGAAGAATGCGCCGATTCTGCTCCTGGACGAAGCCATGTCGGCCCTTGATTCGGAGGCGGAACGGGAGATCCAGGCTGCCTTCGAGCGCCTGGCGGAAGGCCGTACGGTCATTGCCATCGCCCACCGGCTCTCGACGGTTCTTAAGGCCGACCAGATCGTCGTCATGCATCAGGGGCAGGTGCGGGAGATCGGTACCCATTCCGAACTGGTGCACGGTTCGATGCTTTATCGGCGGCTGTACGAATTGCAATTCAATGTGCAGACAGAAGAACTCGCCGGCGTCGTGGCCTGAAGGCCAACTTCGGTCACACGGTCACACGGCGATCGCAGCGGGAGAAAGCGGGCACGACGTAAGAGTTCACACGGCGAACACGGCGGACCACGGCGACCACAGCGAGAAGACAAAATCACCCGGCCCCTGACGCTCGACCCCGGATTCGGCCCCGGGGCAAAGACGGCGCAAGTTCCTGGCATGCCTAACCAGCAGACCTCATCTGCGGCATTCTTCTCCCCGCTGTGGTCGCCGTGTGAACTCTTACGTCGTGCCCGCTTTCTTCCGCTGCGATCGCCGTGTGACGGGTTAGCGACGCTTTGTTCCCGGCGTGCTCGTACGCGTACGGGCTTCCGACTTTCGGCCTTCCGGTTTTCGCGGTTCCGGCTTCTCCGGAGGTCCTCCGAGGATTTCCGCATGCGGTATCTCCCCCGCTTTGGGGGCTCGAATCTCGATGTCGCCGCCGCGTTTTTTGACGATTTTTGCCGCGATCGTAAAGCACATCGTGCGGTAAGGGTTAGCCTCGTCGTCTACCAGCAGTAGTTTCCTGCCCCGGAGGTCCTTGCGGCCTTTCACCTTCGGTCCTGCTCCCAGGTTGGCGAGCATCGATTCCGCATGAAACTGCGCACGTTTCCAAGACATAGTAGATCGCGACCGGGCAAGATAGGAACTCAACCCGCCCTTGGCGAGGAAAATCTCCATTATAAGCCTGAGGCCCGATCCCGGCTCCATCGTAGGGTGGAAGCCTTCTCGGGACAAACCGCGCCGGGTTAGGTTTTACGCACCCGTGCGGTCGCCGGCCGGGGGCTGCGGCGGCACCACACCGGAGTCGGCTGCGAAAACGCTACTACGTCAGAGCCAGCGCGCGTTCCTGGGAATTCTGCCGGGAGTCCATCGACTTCTGGCGCGTGCGCCGCCAGTCCAGAAACCAGGCGAACAGCAAGGCGAGCAGAGTCTGCAGCAGGACCAGTGCAGTCGAGGCCAGACCCCCTGGATTATTGGCCGGAGTCACCCAGCCTACGAGCACGAGCGACAAACAAATCTGAAAGGCAAACACCGGCAGCATGTTCTGGCCCACCCAGCAGAGCGGGCTCAACAGTTCCTGGCATCGTGCCAGGTAAGGCAGAATCTTTGCCCCGAGCCAGGTCACCACGAAAAAGTTCAGTATCCTCAATGGTCCCAGGTGCCATTTATTCAGAAACCACCAGGTCTTACTCGGGTCCAGTTCCAGGTAATTGCAGTACCACCGCCAGATCAGGAAAACGATCGCCAGGACCAGGAAGACCGCCTCGCCGGCCGCCGGCAGCCTGATCGGCTGCCTGGCCTGCAGGCATTTTCCGAAAAGCAGGCCGCCCACCCACAGGAACTGCCACGAAAACAGGTCAAACGGGCCGGGGTCGATGAACGACAGGCTCTTTACCGGCCCCAAGAGGGCGTCCCGCAGATTAAACTGGGACAGAACCCAAAGCGCCGCGCTCGCGATGAATACGTTGCGCCACCCCCAGCGTTTTGCCGCCCAGAAAGCCGCGGGCGTAAGCAGCGAGAAAACGACGTACATGGGCAGGATGTCCATCAACGGCGGCTGAAAAGCCAGGCCGAGCGACGCCAGCGCCGCAGCCGCCGGATTCTTCCAATACGGGCTCAGGAGATCCCGCAAACCCGGGAGTTGCAATAAAAACAGGCTTCCGATCCCGAAAGTGAACACAAGCGTAACCAGGTGCGCCTGGTAAATCCGCAGGGCCCGTCCCATCGTGGCCATTTTGGCGGCCTCAAAGCCTTGTCGCTCGGTTCGCTTCTGAAAGAGCATTCCGGCGAGAAAGGCAGAGACAAACACGAAATCCTCTGCCGTCGAAAAGAAGCCGACCGGCTGATCAGTGAACCGGCGCAAAGGCGACGGAGAATGATTGCTGATCATCAACAGCAGCAAGAAGCCGCGGAGGATATCGAGTTCAACCAATCGCTTCATAACGCATTTCAAACGGCAGATCCCGTGCCAATTCTGGAGATACCTTCAGTTTTCCCGGATACAGAGGGCTTGGCGGCCATTCAATGACACAGCCGTGGCTGCCTGATCGTGCTCAATTCAAGTATACGCCTGTCATTCTGCAAGGATTCGGACCTGAGAAAACGCCGGCCATCCTGCCCGGATTGGACCGAACCATCCCCCGGCGCGCTCGGCCTAGCTCGAAGTATGCGCAGGCGGCTGCGCCTTTACAGACGTCGCAGGTGAAGGCTGCGCTTTTGCCGCCGTTGCCGTCGAAGCCGACGGCGTCGCAGGACGCACCTCACTCGCCAGAAACGCGGAGACGTCGCGGCGCAAAATCTGGTAGCCGGCTCCGCTGAGATGAATCTGATCTTGCACGAAAAGGGCAGGATTCGGCTTCCGGTCCGATCCGAGCATGGCGGTGCAAATGTCGATGTACCTGGTCGCCGGCTCATTCTGCAGGAACGTCTTCACCATATCATTAAAGCGCAGGATATTGTTGAGATTACGGATCCGGGCCGGACAAGGCTTAACCGAGATATAGCCGATCGGCATCTGTTCCGAATAGCCGCGCAACGCACGATAAAGGTCTCGAAACGACGCAAACGCCTTTTCCGGCGAGGTCCCCTCGGCCAGATCGTTGTCCCCGGCGTAAAGCACCACGGCGACAGGCTTCAGGCGCAACACCAGCCGGGAGACGTACCGTACGCAATCGCTTAAATGCGAACCGCCAAAACCGCAATTAACGACCGGGTAACCCGCGAAATCCTGAGTCAGGCTGGTCCAGAGGCGAATGGACGAACTGCCGTAAAAAACGATCGGCCGTTGCGTGATGTCGATTCGCCGGCCTTCAAGCGCCGTTACCTCCTGTTCGAAGGGATTAAGGCCAAGCGGTGAAAGCGAAGCGGCCGGCGCCGGGCCGCCCGGTACGACCTGGGCGGGTACCGGGGTAAACGATCCCGCACACAGCAAAAGCGCCGTCACGGTCCGTAGGAACCAACTCTCACCTCGAGCCTTAACCTTCATTTTGGGTCAGTGTAAACTTCTTACAATACGCATTCGAAAACGCGGCGCAAGTCCCTATTTCGCATTCGCAAGCGCCTCGCGTAAAGCGTTGTTATTTGTGCCGGCTTGCTTTATGCAAGCCTCGAATCCCGATACCCAAGCAACTTCCCTATGCCAAATGCCGTGCCGGCCAGCGTACCCCCTGAATGGTGGCGGGGCGCAGTGATCTACGAAATTTACGTTCGCAGCTTTGCCGATTCCAACGGTGACGGAATCGGGGACCTGCGCGGGATCACCGCCAGGCTTGCTTACGTGCGGGACCTGGGGGTCGACGCGGTATGGCTCACGCCGTTCTTCAAGTCCCCCATGGCTGACTTCGGTTACGACGTCGAGGATTACACCGAGGTTGATCCTCAATTCGGGACCCTTGCCGATTTTGACGCGCTGGCAGCCGAGGCCGGCCGGCTCGGGCTGAAGGTCGTCATTGACCTCGTGCTCAGCCACACCTCCGAGCGGCACCCGTGGTTCCGTGAGAGCCGGAAAGACTGGCGGAACTCCAAGACCGGCTGGTACGTCTGGGCAGATCCCAAACCCGATGGAACGCCGCCGAACAACTGGGTGTCCGTGTTCGGTGGGCCCGCATGGCAGTGGGAGCCGAGGCGCCGCCAATATTACCTCCACAACTTCCTTAAAGAGCAGCCGGACCTGAACCTGCATCAACCTGCCGTGCAGGATGCCCTTTTGGACGTTGCGCGATTCTGGCTGGATCGCGGCGTCACCGGGCTTCGCCTGGACGCCGCCAATTTTTACATGCACGACGCCCTGCTGCGTGACAACCCGCCATGGCCCAAAGAACGGCCGTACGCGGGGGAAGGGCGCGACGACAACCCGTACTACTGGCAGCGTCACCTCTACGATAAGTCGCAACCTGAAAACCTCGCCTTCCTGCGCCGGATCCGGCAGTTGCTCGATCGTTACCCGGGCGCGATGGCTGTAGCCGAGGTTGCCGACGACGAGCCTGTCGTGCGCACGGCCGAATACGTCCAGGCCGGCGTCTTGCATACGGCTTACAATTTCAGTTTTCTGGGCAAAGCGTTCGATGCCGGCGCGGCGCGCACGGTGCTCGGCGAGTTTGCGGCGACGGCTCCGGAAGGGTGGCCGTCCTGGGCATTTTCGAACCACGACAGCATGCGCCTCGTTTCGCGTTGGCCGCGGTCGAGCGACCAGCCCGGTCTGGCCAAAATGCTGACCGCTTTGCTGGTGAGCATGCGCGGTACGCCCTTCGTCTACCAGGGCGAGGAACTCGGCCTCCCCGAAGCGGAAGTGCCGTTTGAACGGCTGCGTGATCCTTACGGAATCGCCTTCTGGCCGGACTACCGGGGCCGCGACGGTTGCCGTACGCCGATGCCGTGGACGGGCGAAGGTCCGGGCGCCGGCTTTTCCCAGGTTGAACCCTGGCTGCCGGTGCCGGATGAACATCGGCGCCTGTCCGTCGCGGCTCAGGCCGGGGATTCGGGCTCGGTGCTGAACCACGTCAAGGCATTGCTGGCCTGGCGCCGGGAACGGCCTGCCCTCATCATCGGAGACTTGCAGTTCCAGACGGCGGACGGTCCGCTGCTGGTGTTCCGGCGCACGGCTGACGGCCACGCGCCGGTATGGTGCGCGTTTAACTTTTCCGACCAGCAAGGGAGCTGCGAGTGGTCCGGCGACGCGCCGCTCAGCGAGTTTGGCGTTCACGCTGCCAGGCAGCCCGGTGAGGTTTCACTCGGACCTCATGGGTTCGTGTTGCTGGAGGAAAAGGCCGGGCAGGAAACTCACCGGCGCAGATAAGTTATACATCCGCTTTCACCTATGAGCTTCTTTCAATCTATCCTCGCCGCCGTGGCTGATCCGAACCACGCGGGCAACTCGGGCGACCTCCAACGCTGGGCGGGAATCGCGAACCTCCTGCCCGGACTGCAGGGCGCCGAACAGCAGCTGCAACCGATTCTGAACGTGCTGGGCGGACATGTGAAGGATGCCCTCAACGAACAGCAACAATCCCAGGGCACCGCGGCCGTCCAGCAGAGCGTCACGGATCTTGCCCAGGGCGGTGCAACCGTTCCTGATCTTCAGGATTTTTTCGGGGCCGATCGGTTCAACCAGATCGTGGCCGAGTTGACGCGGCGAACCGGGCTCAGTGAATCGACCCTGCTCGGCATGCTTCCCATGTTGCTTCCGGTTGTCATGCGGCTGCTCGCCACCGGCAACCATGTGCAAGACCCGCAGGCTCCGAACCCGGTGCTGGGCCAGTTTTTAAATGCCGGCCAGGGAGGGGGTGCACTCCTGTCCGAAGCGTTTCAACTCGCCTCCCAGTTCCTGAGCCGGCCACGATGAGCACAACCATGGGCGCGGACGAGCGCTGAACGGCCGGAACCGCGCCGCGCCGCCGGGTGCTCGGACACGATTCCGGGTACGGTTGCCGCAAAGCGTTCGTGTAAGCCCGCAAGCGTGGCAGGATCAAAACAACCGCGCCGCGCCCTTATATTCCGGTGATACAAGAAACTTGATGTGCACGGGAAATTCCGTAACCCGCTTTAACTGAATATTTGATCGCCTCCGGCAGTCCAAGCCCCACCCTCTCGTATGTTCCACCGACTGATTCCCTTCCTTTGGTTCACGGCCTCATTGGCCGTCGTGGGCTGCAATCAACCGGCGGACACCTCCGCCCAGATCCAGGCCCTTAACGACAAAATCCGTGACGTTGAAAAACGCGAACAGCAACTGCAGCTGCAAGCCGAACGGGATAAATTGGACGCCGAGCGTGCGGCTTTGGCGGCTGAGCGTAAGGACCTGGAGGCGAAAAAAGCGGGCTTTGGGCCCGATTCACGATCAAAAGCGCCGGTCCTGCTTGCCGCCTCATCCGACGAAACGCGGCATCCCCGGCATGCAGATCGTTCCGAGAGCGACGGTGACGAGGAGCGTCCGGCAGCGGCCGATGACGATGACGCCGGCTATGATGGTCCGCCCCCGTCCGGCGCATCCTACGACGTCTTCTACGAAGATCTACGGGAAGGCGGCCAATGGTTTGACGACGCCACTTATGGGTACGTGTGGCAGCCCGAGGTGGCGGCCGAAGATCCAGGCTGGCGGCCTTATACCGATGGCCGCTGGGTCTACACCGACCGTGGCTGGACCTGGGTTTCCAACGAAAGTTTTGGTTGGGCATGTTACCATTATGGCCGTTGGGCCCGACTGCGGGAGCGCGGCTGGATCTGGGTGCCGGGTGATCGATGGGCGCCCGCCTGGGTTTCCTGGCGGGAGTCAGAGGATGAAGGTTACGTCGGTTGGGCGCCCCTCCCGCCCGAGTGCGAGCCGCAGCCCCGAACGCGGGTCCAGGGGTGGGTTGATCAGTATTACGATATCGGCCCGGCAGCGTACGTCTTCCTCAAGATCGCTGACCTGGTGCGGCCTTCCTACCGGCAATCGGTGCTGCCCGTGCAGCAAAACGTTTCGATTATCGAGCGCACCAGAAACATCACCGACATCTACTACAACAACCAGACCGTCAATGTTGCGGGACCTCGGTACGAACAGTTGGTGCAGCGGGTCAACCAGCCCATTCCCAAATGCCAGATCGACTACGTAACGCCTGCCCAACCGCGGGCTCCGTTCCAGACGGTTATTACCGGCAACCGCCTGCAAGTCGTCGCGCCGCCTGCCCGGTTGCAGCCTCGGGCCACCGTCCCGCCCCGGGCGACCCAGACGATTCAGAGTGCTCAAGTCGAACGGGGTTGGCAAAACGTTGACCCGGATCATGCCCGGCAGATCCGTCAGGCCTTGGCCCGCAGCGAACCCCAGGTCCCAAAAACCTTGCCTCCACAACCGGCGCCGCCGCCCAAAGCGGTGATCGTGGCGCGCCAGCCGTCGGCGGGGACACCTGCCGCTCCTCAGGCATCGCCCGGCGCCAATGACCTTTCGGCGCAACGGACGAAGCTGGAAGCGGAGCGCGCCCGGCTTGAGCAGCAGAAGCAGGCGCTCGAGCAGCATAACCAGCCGCCGCAGGCCGGGCCGCCGCACCAGCAGGCATCCCCGCCGCAGCCCGGCACCCAACGGCAGCCTCAGCTGCCACCGGGAGCGCAACCACCCCCGGCCGGCGCCCGGCAAGCCCAGCAGCCGCAGACCGCGCCGGGGCCGGCGCAAAAGCAGCAGCCGTTGAACGCTCAGCCGGAAGCCTCGCAGCGCCAGGCCGGGCAGCAGCCCGCGCAACCCCAGCCCCAGGCCGCACAATCACCACAGCAGCCGCAGGCGCAACCGGAAACGCAGCGGCACGCGCAAGCCGGGCAGCAGCCTGCGCAACCGGCTGCCGGCCAGCGCCAGGCCGAGCAGCAGCGCGTCCGGCAGCCGAACGCGCCATCACCGGCCGGCGCTCAACACCAGGTCGAACCGG
Proteins encoded:
- a CDS encoding glycosyltransferase family 4 protein translates to MKIGLVRRGFSRTGGAEAYLKRLGRALADAGHEVTLYGTADWPPAEWPYGKVVPVPGDTPASFAQNLQAIQPGVDVLFSLERILRCDCYRAGDGVHARWLERRRAHEPGWRDRLRFTNRKHQEIQQLEESLLRQRKAREVITNSDLVKREIMAAFNYPAEQISVIRNGLPEAQFRKRPGTRQEWRNRWELHGNEIAVLFAGSGWFRKGLHYALEAMAAIKDPRVRLLVAGEGRKPWPVPSNVRFLGAVTDMGSLYGAADMFVLPTIYDPFSNACLEAASFGLPVITTAANGFAEIMRPGTHGDVIADAKNVPALRAAIEKWLDPRLREGVREACIELARRHSMRDNLQQTLSVLQRLAGSAPSPARG
- a CDS encoding ATP-binding cassette domain-containing protein, which translates into the protein MAKPKFSIRQTWQIAIGPYRDLFPYLKPYWWRFVLALLFGALYGMASGLLPLVMRYVNARLFPQGSRLADFSGAGGPDISGVVIVCAAIPFIFLLRSLCDYLNAYYMAWVSLRVLADLRCRLFEHLLRHSLDFFNRERAGLLISRVANDTMVAQNALTSISSDVIKQPLTIICALYALIHLDWKFTLMSLVLFPLCMVPIIVYGKKVRSQGKKEEANASSMMTVLQETFAGIRVIKAFAREERENANFRQITQQQFRHSMKVRKAIEVVGPMVEAVAAAGVGLALFYVWTTHLSAAKFLALLAGIFMLYDPVKKLSRIHLTMQKCFTATSNIFEIMHREPSIQDLPAAVALGRSAGDIRIENVTFRYRPELPPAVQQLNLHIEPGKYYALVGSSGAGKSTILSLLLRFYDPDEGAVLIDGRDLRTVQQRSLRDQIGIVTQDTFLFHDTILNNIRYGRLDATEAEVIGAAKQAYAHEFILAQPNGYQTVIGDKGCLLSGGQQQRLSIARALLKNAPILLLDEAMSALDSEAEREIQAAFERLAEGRTVIAIAHRLSTVLKADQIVVMHQGQVREIGTHSELVHGSMLYRRLYELQFNVQTEELAGVVA
- the opgC gene encoding OpgC domain-containing protein gives rise to the protein MKRLVELDILRGFLLLLMISNHSPSPLRRFTDQPVGFFSTAEDFVFVSAFLAGMLFQKRTERQGFEAAKMATMGRALRIYQAHLVTLVFTFGIGSLFLLQLPGLRDLLSPYWKNPAAAALASLGLAFQPPLMDILPMYVVFSLLTPAAFWAAKRWGWRNVFIASAALWVLSQFNLRDALLGPVKSLSFIDPGPFDLFSWQFLWVGGLLFGKCLQARQPIRLPAAGEAVFLVLAIVFLIWRWYCNYLELDPSKTWWFLNKWHLGPLRILNFFVVTWLGAKILPYLARCQELLSPLCWVGQNMLPVFAFQICLSLVLVGWVTPANNPGGLASTALVLLQTLLALLFAWFLDWRRTRQKSMDSRQNSQERALALT
- a CDS encoding glycosyltransferase family 9 protein — translated: MKRILTIQLKRLGDLVLNTAALGSLRQVYPGSRITLIIDQYSAELAPAIEGVDEFWVYRRNRSLPLWVRLSGTRFDGCVDFTGNDRAALMVLLSKASRRAGLRRPEQRRLRNWIYNAPAYSSVRDLHTVDLYLNLVRRLEPKAIPAEPALRLPANVLAGARSLLQDLGIRNAYFVVQAGTARAEKLWPAESWATVIAEAHRRSGLPCLLTGGRESAELKHAETIRSAIASRAPCIVLAGKTDLLLTCALIRQATFFLGVDSVGAHLAAVFKRPELVLFGPTNPFHWRPRHPGGRVVRAGFGPDYEPLSPTEPGQPMTALSTDTVIRAMGDLCG
- a CDS encoding glycosyltransferase family 4 protein, translated to MDPLPRSILYATSARIGGYGLDAVAHETLLGIRDRLGLALAYGNRAENLRRVPVRSLAWHPVRLLSNLESRYYYGAKKKALDRVASRFLQTGRFDLFHGWSGEALHTLRTARQLGIPSVLEIPTWHRHKGNQVPLKTERELEMERAPIPRRWLYRLLISRQQSLEEYDLADLILVLSERAAETFHAAGIADTKLFRMSRGVDTGRFRPGSPPPLFRAVFVGALIRRKGVHTLLEAWKRLQLPDAELWLVGHVHAEIRPLLESLPSGVQVIGFTREVEKIYPQCSVHVFPSECEGSAKSTYEAAACGLAQVTTREAGDIVVNGVNGIIVPPNNVEALATAIETLYRNPAMREAMGCAGRERVVSEFTWDHFRRRILEAYRTVMQRHRGF